A single region of the Lotus japonicus ecotype B-129 chromosome 4, LjGifu_v1.2 genome encodes:
- the LOC130710434 gene encoding probable inactive receptor kinase At2g26730, with translation MELLITLLVFLLSSRVNSDPTQDKQALLAFLSKTPHSNRVNWNASDSACNWVGVQCDASRSFVYSLRLPAVGLVGNLPPNTISRLSQLRVLSFRSNGLTGEIPADFSNLTFLRSLYLQKNQLSGEFPPSLTRLTRLNRLDLSSNNFSGAVPFSINNLANLTGLFLENNKFSGKLPSVTAKLVGFNVSNNQLNGSIPETLSRFPEASFAGNLDLCGPPLKSCTPFFPAPAESPTAILPAGRVGKKSNKLSTGAIIAIVVGSFVGLVLLLLLLFCCLRKRRQRGAPKAPKPVVAARSVPSAEAGTSSSKDDITGGSAEAERNKLVFFDGGIYSFDLEDLLRASAEVLGKGSVGTSYKAVLEEGTTVVVKRLKDVVVSKREFEVQMEVLGKIKHENVVPLRAFYFSKDEKLLVYDYMPAGSLSALLHGSRGSGRTPLDWDGRMRIALGASRGLACLHMSGKVAHGNIKSSNILLRGTDHHASVSDFGLNPLFGNGASSNRVAGYRAPEVVETRKVTFKSDVYSFGVLLLELLTGKAPNQASLGEEGIDLPRWVQSVVREEWTAEVFDAELMRFQNIEEEMVQLLQIAMACVSIVPDQRPTMQDVVRMIEDMNRGETDEGMRQSSDDPSKESEGHTPPQSRTPPRSSRTP, from the exons ATGGAGTTACTCATCACCCTCCTCGTTTTCCTACTGAGTTCCCGAGTCAACTCGGACCCAACTCAGGACAAGCAAGCTCTCCTTGCTTTCCTCTCCAAAACCCCACACTCCAACCGCGTCAACTGGAACGCTTCCGACTCCGCCTGCAACTGGGTCGGTGTCCAATGCGACGCTTCACGCTCCTTCGTCTACTCCCTCCGTCTCCCCGCCGTCGGCCTCGTCGGTAACCTCCCACCCAACACCATCAGCCGGTTATCCCAGCTCCGTGTCCTCAGCTTCCGCTCCAATGGCCTCACCGGCGAGATCCCTGCTGATTTCTCCAATCTCACCTTCCTCCGCAGCCTCTACCTCCAGAAGAATCAGCTCTCCGGCGAGTTCCCGCCTAGTCTCACTCGGTTAACTCGTTTGAATCGGTTAGATCTCTCCTCCAACAACTTCTCCGGCGCGGTTCCCTTCTCCATCAACAACCTCGCCAACCTCACCGGACTTTTCCTAGAGAATAACAAATTCTCCGGGAAGCTTCCGTCTGTCACGGCGAAACTGGTCGGGTTCAACGTTTCCAACAACCAGCTCAATGGTTCCATCCCGGAGACACTGTCGAGGTTCCCGGAAGCCTCATTCGCCGGAAACTTAGATCTCTGTGGACCGCCGTTGAAATCGTGCACACCGTTTTTTCCGGCGCCGGCGGAGTCACCGACGGCGATTCTGCCGGCGGGTCGCGTCGGGAAGAAGTCGAACAAGCTCTCCACGGGCGCCATTATCGCAATCGTGGTTGGGTCTTTTGTGGGTCTTGTactgctgctgcttctgctgTTTTGCTGCCTCAGGAAGCGGCGGCAACGGGGAGCGCCGAAGGCTCCGAAGCCGGTGGTGGCGGCGCGGTCGGTGCCGTCGGCGGAGGCAGGCACTTCATCCTCGAAGGATGACATCACGGGCGGGTCGGCGGAGGCGGAGAGGAACAAGCTTGTGTTCTTCGACGGCGGGATATACAGCTTCGATTTGGAGGATTTGTTGAGAGCTTCGGCGGAGGTTTTGGGGAAGGGGAGTGTGGGGACTTCTTACAAGGCGGTGTTGGAGGAAgggacgacggtggtggtgaagaggttgaaggatGTTGTAGTGAGTAAGAGAGAGTTTGAGGTGCAAATGGAGGTTCTGGGTAAGATTAAGCATGAAAATGTGGTTCCTCTGAGAGCTTTCTACTTCTCCAAGGATGAGAAATTGCTTGTCTACGATTACATGCCTGCTGGTAGCTTATCTGCTCTGCTTCACG GAAGTAGAGGATCTGGGCGAACTCCACTAGATTGGGATGGCAGAATGAGAATAGCACTAGGAGCATCAAGAGGGTTAGCATGCCTTCACATGTCAGGCAAGGTGGCTCACGGCAACATAAAATCATCCAACATCCTCCTCCGAGGAACGGACCACCACGCCTCCGTTTCAGACTTCGGTCTCAACCCCTTATTCGGAAATGGAGCCTCATCAAACCGTGTCGCAGGTTACCGGGCACCCGAAGTAGTAGAAACCAGGAAAGTGACCTTCAAGTCCGACGTGTACAGCTTCGGCGTGTTGTTATTGGAGCTACTAACAGGGAAAGCACCCAACCAAGCCTCTTTAGGAGAAGAGGGAATCGATCTCCCGAGGTGGGTCCAGTCCGTGGTTCGCGAGGAGTGGACCGCGGAGGTGTTCGATGCTGAGCTCATGAGGTTCCAAAACATCGAGGAGGAGATGGTTCAACTGTTGCAGATTGCAATGGCTTGCGTCTCAATTGTCCCCGATCAGAGGCCCACCATGCAGGACGTGGTGCGCATGATCGAGGACATGAACCGCGGTGAGACCGATGAGGGCATGCGACAATCCTCCGATGACCCTTCCAAAGAATCCGAGGGTCACACCCCACCTCAATCAAGGACTCCACCTAGATCATCACGCACACCGTAG